From Nicotiana tabacum cultivar K326 chromosome 15, ASM71507v2, whole genome shotgun sequence, the proteins below share one genomic window:
- the LOC107779997 gene encoding uncharacterized protein LOC107779997, with product MASQEYLNKMQVRQNYRNLWHTDLMRTVQADTPYCCFSLWCAPCASYLLRKRALYGDMTRYTCCAGYMPCSGRCGESRCPEFCLATEVLLCFGNSVASTRFLLQDEFNIQTTQCDNCIIGFMFCLQQLACIFSIVAMIVGSEEIQEASQLLSCLSDMVYCTVCACMQTQHKVEMDKRDGKFGPQPMAVPPVQHMSRLDQPYPPTVGYPPPAYGAAYGQPPPQQAYGQPPPQQGYPAPAYPPAGYPPSGYPPPGYQK from the exons ATGGCATCGCAGGAGTATTTGAATAAGATGCAGGTTCGCCAGAATTATCGTAATCTCTGGCACACTGATCTTATGCGCACTGTGCAAGCTGACACTCCTT ATTGCTGTTTTTCCCTGTGGTG TGCACCATGTGCATCATATTTGCTTCGGAAACGGGCTCTCTACGGTGATATGACAAG GTATACATGTTGTGCGGGTTATATGCCCTGCAGTGGTCGGTGTGGAGAAAGTCGTTGTCCTGAATTTTGTTTAGCAACTGAG GTTTTACTTTGCTTTGGAAATTCAGTTGCTTCAACCCGCTTCTTGTTGCAAGATGAGTTCAACATACAAACAACTCAATGTGATAATTGCATTATA GGTTTCATGTTCTGCCTCCAACAACTTGCTTGCATATTTTCAATTGTGGCTATGATTGTTGGAAGCGAAGAGATCCAGGAAGCTTCTCAGTTGCTATCATGTTTGTCTGACATGGTCTACTGCAC GGTTTGTGCCTGTATGCAG ACACAACATAAGGTTGAAATGGACAAGAGAGATGGCAAGTTTGGTCCTCAACCAATGGCGGTGCCACCAGTGCAGCACATGTCACGACTAGATCAGCCTTACCCACCAACTGTTGGATATCCTCCTCCAGCGTATGGGGCAGCTTATGGTCAACCACCTCCTCAACAAGCATATGGTCAACCACCTCCTCAACAAGGTTATCCAGCTCCTGCCTATCCACCTGCTGGTTATCCTCCTTCCGGTTATCCTCCTCCTGGCTATCAGAAGTGA